Proteins encoded together in one Impatiens glandulifera chromosome 1, dImpGla2.1, whole genome shotgun sequence window:
- the LOC124922214 gene encoding uncharacterized protein LOC124922214, whose protein sequence is MGDQTSNTMNFDLNLDPYPTSSSDDEVLTAVSEEDVASMNRLHIMRARQSLRLALRQLPLPRHGASEPAENPTNFNDNRELGRSSEEEEMAVNNDAKKEVKEEEEDGSMLGKEANDEDEIDFYNCNICLDVATNPVVTCCGHLFCWSCIYCWLNVHSKAKDCPVCKGEVNSKTVMPIYGRGKVSNARETKEKYNVSIPPRPRANRVEGLRQTIERSANITVDELLRHVRNIAPTTGESEPEPTTTTTGGTISEMYNFLVRRVLTSRAIRREQNNVVPSNVETADGRDDDSSSWLWPVLLQSQPRNRTTSTTTNNNAVEIVSTDGAIETYLLDHPTDRNQNQDGPPSSGHRDSFSSVAAVVNSGSGTPDNAMEIDSMMSFSTSSSARRRGDVDGGDSRPSRRRLN, encoded by the coding sequence ATGGGGGATCAAACGTCTAATACGATGAACTTTGACTTGAATTTGGATCCTTATCCTACTTCTTCATCTGATGATGAAGTGTTGACTGCTGTATCTGAGGAAGATGTGGCTTCTATGAATAGACTTCATATAATGAGGGCAAGACAAAGTTTGAGGTTAGCATTGCGACAGCTTCCCTTGCCGAGGCATGGCGCCTCGGAACCGGCTGAGAATCCCACCAATTTCAATGATAATAGAGAGTTGGGAAGAAgttctgaagaagaagaaatggcgGTCAATAATGATGCAAAAAAGGAggtaaaagaagaagaagaagatggttCGATGTTGGGGAAGGAGGctaatgatgaagatgagatAGACTTTTACAACTGTAACATATGCTTGGATGTGGCCACAAACCCTGTTGTGACTTGTTGTGGGCACTTATTCTGTTGGTCATGCATTTACTGTTGGCTAAATGTTCACTCGAAAGCTAAGGATTGCCCGGTTTGCAAAGGAGAGGTGAATTCCAAGACTGTTATGCCAATTTACGGGAGAGGAAAAGTCAGTAATGCCCGTGAAACTAAAGAGAAATACAATGTTAGTATACCCCCGAGGCCCCGAGCTAATCGCGTTGAAGGCTTGAGGCAGACCATAGAGAGGAGTGCGAATATAACTGTGGACGAATTACTTCGACATGTTAGAAATATAGCCCCTACTACTGGGGAATCTGAACCAgaaccaacaacaacaacaactggAGGCACCATATCTGAAATGTATAACTTTCTCGTCAGGAGGGTTCTGACATCAAGGGCAATCCGAAGAGAACAAAACAATGTGGTCCCGTCGAATGTGGAGACGGCTGACGGAAGGGATGATGACAGCAGCTCCTGGCTTTGGCCGGTTTTACTCCAAAGTCAACCTAGAAATAGAACTACTAGTACTACTACTAATAACAATGCTGTTGAAATAGTTTCAACTGATGGTGCAATTGAAACATATTTGCTTGACCATCCGACAGACAGGAATCAGAATCAAGATGGGCCTCCTTCTTCAGGCCATAGAGATTCGTTCTCGAGCGTTGCTGCTGTAGTGAATTCGGGGAGTGGAACTCCAGACAATGCCATGGAAATAGACTCGATGATGTCTTTTTCTACTTCATCATCTGCAAGAAGGCGAGGTGACGTAGATGGTGGAGATTCGAGACCATCAAGGAGAAGATTGAACTGA
- the LOC124919822 gene encoding LOW QUALITY PROTEIN: carbon catabolite repressor protein 4 homolog 2-like (The sequence of the model RefSeq protein was modified relative to this genomic sequence to represent the inferred CDS: deleted 1 base in 1 codon) — MLSVLRVHLPSDIPIVGCELTPYVLLRRADKTITSEDVFDTAPLDGYFLRYKWYRVQSDKKVAICSVHPSEQATLQCLGCVKAKIPVAKSYHCSSRCFSDAWQHHRVLHERAAIAANENGGEEEELFGRFNKSGSAVINTSLSASDSTLKLANDANNLYPVTITQRNGGETWFEVGHSKTYTPTADDIGHVLKFECVVVDAETRLQVGQSSTFLTSRVIPAPTPIPRRLIPVHGLDGMGHLDTDVRISSAGSFTVLSYNVLCDMYATNESFSYCPSWALSWPYRRQNLIREIVVYGADIVCLQEVQSDHFEEFFAPELDKHGYDALYKKRTAEVFSGNASTVDGCATFFRRGRFSHVKKYEVEFNKAAQSLTDAFIPTAQRKIALNRLVKDNVALIVVLEAKFSNQGVDNPGKRQLVCVANTHVNVQQELKDVKLWQVHTLLKGLEKIAASADIPMLVCGDFNAVPGSSPHALLATGKVDPLHPDLNADPFGILRPASKLTHQLPLVSAYSSLARMGIGVGRMDSNTNEPLFTNCTRDFIGTHDYIFYSADSLMVESLLELLDEDSLKKNTALPSPEWSSDHVALLAEFRCKPRTTRR; from the exons ATGCTGAGCGTGTTACGAGTCCACCTTccttccgacattccgattgtAGGCTGCGAGCTGACCCCTTATGTACTTCTTCGACGGGCTGACAAAACAATAACATCAGAAGATGTGTTTGATACTGCTCCACTTGACGGCTACTTCTTGAGATACAAGTG GTATCGAGTACAAAGTGATAAGAAAGTTGCTATTTGTAGTGTACATCCTTCTGAACAGGCTACTTTACAATGCTTAGGATGTGTTAAGGCCAAGATACCAGTTGCCAAGAGTTACCATTGCTCATCCAGATGCTTTTCTGATGCATGGCAGCATCACCGTGTTCTACACGAGCGTGCTGCAATTGCTGCCAATGAAAATGGAGGTGAAGAGGAAGAATTGTTTGGGAGGTTCAATAAGAGTGGATCTGCAGTCATCAATACCAGCTTATCTGCGTCGGATTCGACTCTAAAATTGGCAAATGATGCCAATAATTTATATCCTGTGACAATTACTCAAAGGAATGGTGGGGAGACATGGTTTGAAGTTGGGCATTCAAAGACTTATACTCCAACAGCTGATGACATTGGTCATGTATTAAAGTTTGAATGTGTGGTAGTAGATGCAGAAACTAGACTTCAAGTTGGTCAATCCAGCACATTTTTAACCTCTCGTGTCATACCTGCTCCAACCCCCATTCCACGTCGGTTGATCCCTGTGCATGGACTTGACGGGATGGGACATTTAGATACTGATGTTCGAATATCATCAGCTGGTTCTTTTACTGTGCtttcatataatgttttatGTGATATGTACGCCACAAATGAGTCATTCAGTTATTGTCCTTCTTGGGCTCTCTCATGGCCTTACCGCAGGCAGAATTTGATAAGGGAGATAGTTGTTTATGGTGCTGACATTGTCTGTCTTCAAGAG GTTCAAAGTGACCACTTTGAGGAG TTTTTTGCACCTGAACTGGACAAGCATGGTTATGATGCTTTGTATAAGAAAAGAACTGCAGAG GTTTTCAGTGGGAATGCTAGTACGGTTGATGGTTGTGCAACATTTTTCCGTAGGGGAAGATTTTCGCATGTCAAAAAATATGAG GTTGAATTTAATAAAGCTGCACAGTCGCTCACTGATGCTTTCATTCCTACTGCTCAGAGAAAAATTGCACTCAATCGATTGGTCAAG GACAATGTTGCACTAATAGTTGTTCTTGAAGCAAAGTTTAGTAATCAGGGTGTTGATAATCCTGGAAAACGCCAGCTTGTCTGTGTG GCGAATACACACGTCAATGTTCAACAGGAATTAAAGGATGTCAAGCTCTGGCAG GTTCATACTCTCCTGAAAGGATTGGAAAAAATAGCTGCCAGTGCTGATATTCCAATGTTGGTCTGTGGGGATTTTAATGCTGTTCCTGGAAG TTCTCCTCATGCACTTCTTGCAACGGGAAAGGTTGATCCGTTGCATCCTGATCTCAATGCTGATCCTTTTGGAATCTTGCGGCCTGCCAGCAAACTAACGCACCAATTGCCATTG GTAAGTGCTTACTCAAGTCTTGCAAGGATGGGAATTGGTGTTGGAAGAATGGATTCCAATACAAATGAACCACTATTTACAAACTGCACCAGGGATTTTATTGGTACTCATGATTATATATTCTATTCAG CTGATTCTTTGATGGTGGAATCTTTGTTGGAATTGTTGGACGAGGATAGCTTGAAGAAAAATACAGCACTTCCTTCGCCAGAGTGGTCCTCTGATCATGTAGCACTGCTAGCTGAATTTCGCTGCAAGCCAAGAACAACCAGACGCTGA
- the LOC124920537 gene encoding 60S ribosomal protein L21-1-like, with protein sequence MPAGHGLRSRTRDLFARGFRKKGTIHLTTYLRTYHIGDYVDVKVNGAIHKGMPHKFYHGRTGRVWNVTKRAIGVEINKQVGNRIIKKRIHARIEHVQPSRCNEDFKLRIKKNDQLKAEAKLRGEVISTKRQPKGPKPGFMVEGATLETVTPIPYDVVNDLKGGY encoded by the exons ATGCCTGCAGGACACGGTCTAAGGTCGAGGACGAGGGATCTATTTGCTCGTGGATTCAGGAAGAAGGGTACGATTCATCTAACCACCTATCTCAGAACTTACCACATCGGCGATTATGTCGACGTCAAGGTGAACGGCGCTATCCACAAGGGAATGCCTCACAAGTTCTACCATGGCCGTACTGGACGCGTATGGAACGTCACCAAGCGCGCCATTGGTGTTGAAATCAACAAACAG GTTGGCAACAGGATCATTAAGAAAAGGATTCATGCACGCATTGAACATGTTCAACCATCAAGGTGCAATGAAGATTTCAAATTAAGAATCAAGAAGAATGATCAATTGAAGGCAGAAGCAAAGTTAAGAGGGGAGGTAATCAGCACTAAGCGTCAGCCAAAAGGTCCCAAACCCGGGTTTATGGTTGAAGGTGCAACCTTGGAAACTGTAACTCCCATCCCATATGATGTTGTCAATGATCTTAAGGGTGGGTATTAG